A window from Zingiber officinale cultivar Zhangliang chromosome 7A, Zo_v1.1, whole genome shotgun sequence encodes these proteins:
- the LOC121999886 gene encoding FCS-Like Zinc finger 6-like produces MLLGKRSSSPMKRTTSSIEFPARVLFDVEVPQPLVQDGPIADQPLDLQWGAAEMAQRPPSWYAGSMPSPRRRLGGAGDFSLLPGTAPFLRACGLCNRSLGPGRDAYMYRGEIAFCSLECRQQHINLDERKEKCLAKSSANNDDTSGAVTA; encoded by the exons ATGTTGCTCGGGAAGCGGTCCAGTTCACCGATGAAGCGCACTACCAGCTCGATTGAGTTCCCCGCCCGCGTCCTCTTCGACGTCGAGGTCCCCCAGCCTCTGGTTCAGGACGGACCGATCGCAGACCAACCCCTTGATCTGCAGTGGGGTGCGGCGGAGATGGCGCAGAGACCACCCTCCTGGTACGCGGGATCCATGCCCTCGCCCCGCCGGCGACTAGGAGGCGCCGGGGATTTCTCTTTACTTCCTGGGACGGCGCCCTTCTTGAGGGCCTGCGGACTCTGCAATCGAAGCCTCGGGCCCGGACGGGATGCTTACATGTATAG GGGTGAGATCGCGTTTTGCAGCCTCGAGTGCCGTCAGCAACACATCAATTTAGATGAACGGAAAGAGAAGTGCCTCGCCAAATCCTCAGCCAATAATGACGACACTAGTGGAGCAGTGACTGCTTGA
- the LOC121999887 gene encoding probable trehalose-phosphate phosphatase 6, producing the protein MFLSPTGVNPTMTQQNVVPAEDVAAFTVAAAGSSPLFPYPPPIALRKKYLSQIDVVGVGTSCWLESMKASSPTHPMAAPCPIVDSVLEVKMRHPSALNQFDRIVRASKGKQIVMFMDYDGTLSPIVDDPDSAFMSNAMRKAVKEVARDFPTAIVSGRCLDKVVNFVKLAELYYAGSHGMDIKGPETSQHAKARVAKGVLLQPATEFLPMIDTVYKALLDRTKSTPGARVENNKFCVSVHFRSVDEKNWGALIEQVRYVLKEYPRLRLTQGRKVLEIRPTIKWDKGKALEFLLESLGFANCKDVMPIYIGDDRTDEDAFKVLRDRGQGIGILVSKFPKETNATYYLQEPSEVKDFLIQLVEWKRLSMKVLSKV; encoded by the exons ATGTTCCTTTCTCCGACAGGCGTAAATCCCACTATGACGCAGCAGAATGTTGTGCCGGCGGAGGACGTCGCAGCTTTCACGGTGGCGGCGGCGGGTTCCTCCCCCCTCTTCCCCTATCCTCCACCGATCGCGCTCCGGAAAAAGTACCTTTCACAGATCGATGTTGTCGGCGTCGGGACTAGCTGTTGGCTGGAATCCATGAAGGCCTCCTCGCCCACCCACCCCATGGCCGCTCCCTGCCCCATCGTCGACTCTGTCCTCGAAGTAAAG ATGCGGCATCCGTCGGCTTTGAACCAGTTCGATCGCATCGTGAGAGCCTCCAAGGGAAAACAGATCGTGATGTTTATGGACTACGACGGTACCCTTTCCCCCATCGTCGACGATCCCGACTCGGCCTTCATGAGTAATGCG ATGAGGAAAGCAGTGAAGGAAGTGGCAAGGGACTTCCCCACGGCGATCGTGAGCGGGCGATGTCTCGACAAG GTTGTTAACTTCGTGAAATTGGCCGAGTTATACTACGCTGGTAGCCACGGCATGGACATCAAAGGCCCAGAGACGTCCCAGCATGCCAAGGCCAGA GTTGCCAAAGGAGTTCTTTTACAACCAGCGACTGAATTTCTTCCCATGATAGATACG GTCTATAAAGCATTGTTGGACAGAACCAAGTCCACTCCTGGTGCCAGAGTGGAGAACAACAAATTTTGTGTATCTGTGCACTTCAGAAGTGTGGATGAAAAG AATTGGGGCGCATTGATCGAGCAGGTGAGATATGTGTTGAAAGAGTATCCCAGATTGCGGCTTACCCAAGGAAGAAAG GTGTTGGAGATTCGCCCAACTATCAAATGGGATAAGGGGAAGGCATTGGAGTTCCTATTGGAGTCACTTG GATTTGCCAACTGCAAGGATGTAATGCCGATCTATATCGGAGATGATCGCACTGATGAAGATGCATTCAAG GTTCTTAGAGATAGGGGACAAGGCATTGGCATCCTTGTTTCAAAGTTTCCAAAGGAAACAAATGCTACTTATTACCTTCAGGAGCCATCTGAG GTTAAGGACTTCTTGATTCAGCTAGTGGAGTGGAAGCGTCTATCAATGAAGGTTCTGTCAAAAGTGTAG